The proteins below are encoded in one region of [Limnothrix rosea] IAM M-220:
- a CDS encoding DUF5684 domain-containing protein gives MIAVIASLWQIFTKAGKPGWAALIPIYNVYVMLQIVEKPAWWLVLFIVPIVNIVMIVLLPFWLADKFGKGLGYGFGLLLLPYIFYPVLGFGDARYRGTLTDGNY, from the coding sequence GTGATCGCCGTTATCGCCAGCCTATGGCAGATATTCACTAAAGCCGGTAAACCCGGCTGGGCTGCTTTGATACCTATTTACAATGTGTACGTCATGCTGCAAATCGTCGAAAAGCCCGCATGGTGGCTGGTGCTCTTTATTGTGCCCATTGTCAATATTGTCATGATCGTATTGCTACCATTCTGGCTAGCAGATAAATTCGGGAAAGGCCTCGGTTATGGCTTTGGGTTACTATTGTTACCCTACATTTTTTATCCGGTGCTGGGCTTTGGTGATGCCCGTTACCGAGGTACGCTGACAGACGGTAATTAT